The Agromyces mariniharenae sequence GCACGGCCGCCGTCGGCGCCGCCGTGGCGCTGCTCGCGACGGGCTGCGCCGGCGGCTCGGGTGGCTCGGGCGCATCGGAGCCCGCCGCCGGGAGCGAGTACGAGGACGTGCTCGACGTGAACTTCGGGTACATCCCCGACTTCAACGGCACGAGCCTCCTCGCGGTCGCCGAGGACCAGGGCCTGTGGGACAAGTACGGCCTCGACGTCACCGCGACGTCGTTCACGAACGGCCCGCTGCAGATCCAGGCGCTCGGCACGGGCGACCTCGACTTCGGCTACATCGGGCCGGGCGCCATGTGGCTGCCCGCGTCTGGCCAGGCGAAGGTCGTCGCGATCAACACGCTCGGCCAGGCCGACCGCGTGGTCGCCCAGGCCGGCATCGACTCGGTCGAGGACCTCAAGGGCAAGACCGTCGCGTTCCCCGAGGGCACCTCGGGCGACATGATCCTCACCCTCGCGCTCGAGGAGGCGGGGATGACGAAGGCCGACATCAACGCCGTGCCGATGGAGCCGTCGGCGATCGTCGCCGCGCTGTCGTCGAAGCAGGTCGACGGCGCCGGCTTCTGGTACCCCGCCCTCGCGACGGTCGAGCAGCAGGTGCCCGACCTCGAGGAGCTGGCGAAGAACCAGGACTTCGAGGACACCGTCGCCTTCCCGACCGCGTTCGTCGCGGGCAACGACGTCGTCGCCGACGAGCCCGAGAAGGTCGACCGCGTGCTGAAGGCGCTGCGCGACGCGATCGCGTTCCGCGCCGAGAACACCGACGAGGCGATCCAGCTCACCGCGCAGTTCTCCGCGCTCGACCCGGCGCAGGTCGAGGCCGACGCGGGCAACGTGCAGATCCTGTCGCTCGAGGAGCTCGACCAGCTCACCGAGGACGGCACCGTGAACACGTGGCTGTCGGGCATGGTCGACTACTTCGTCCAGGCCGGCAAGCTCCCCGCTCCGGTCGACCCGGCCGAGTTCTACACCGGCGACCTCTTCGTGCAGGCAGGCGAGTAATCCAGCGATGAAGCCGAGCAACATCCTCTTCCTCATGACCGACCAGCACCGGGCGGACACGCTCGGGGCGTACGGCAACGCCCTCGCGGCCACGCCCGTGCTCGACGAGCTGGCCCGCACGGGCACGCGCTTCGATCGCTGGTACACGCCGACGGCGATCTGCACGCCGGCTCGCGCGAGCCTGCTGACCGGCCAGGCGCCCTTCCGCCACCGCGTCCTCGCCAACCACGAACGCAACGTCGGCTACCTCGAGGACCTCGCCGAGGGCACCTTCACGTTCGTGGAGGCGCTGCGGGAGAAGGGGTACAACACCGGACTGGTCGGCAAGTGGCACGCCGGAACCGAGAAGAAGGCCGCGGACTTCGGGTTCGACGGACCGGACCTCCCGGGGTGGCACAACCCGGTCGAGAACGAGGACTACCTCGGCTACCTCGCGGAGCACGGCCTGCCGCCGTACCGCATCAGCGACCGCATCCGCGGCACGCTGCCCAACGGTGGGCCGGGCAACCTGCTGGCTGCCCGGCTCCACCAGCCGGTCGAGGCGACGTTCGAGTACTACCTCGCGACCCGCACGATCGAGCTGCTCGAGCGCTATGCCGCCGACAACGACCGCGACGGCACGCCGTTCTTCCTGGAGCTGAACTTCTTCGGCCCCCACCTGCCGTACATCGTCCCCGACGAGTACTTCGACCTGTTCGACCCGGCGGACATCGAGCTGCCGCGCTCGATCGCCGAGACGTTCGAGGGCAAGCCGCCCGTGCAGCGCAACTACAGCGCGCACTGGACGTTCGACACGATGCCGATCGAGGTGACGCGCAAGCTCATCGCGGTCTACTGGGGCTACGTCGCCCTCATCGACGAGCAGATCGGCCGCGTGATGGACGCGCTCGAGCGGCTCGGCCTGGTCGACGAGACCGCGGTGTTCTTCACGTGCGACCACGGCGAGTTCACGGGCTCGCACCGGCTGCACGACAAGGGCCCGGCGATGTACGAGGACATCTACCGCACGCCGGGCCTGCTCCGGATCCCGGGCGGCGCCCCCGGCCAGGTGCGCACCGAGTTCGTGAGCCTGCTCGACTGCACGGCCACGATCCTCGACCTCGCGGGCGTCGATCCGTCGCCCGCCGTCGACTCCCGCAGCCTCGTACCGCTCGCCGCCGGCGAGCAGCCGGCGTGGGAGGAGGACATCGTGTGCGAGTTCCACGGGCACCACTTCCCGTACCCCCAGCGGATGCTGCGCGACGAGCGCTACAAGCTCGTCGTCAATCCCGACTCGGTCAACGAGCTCTACGACCTGCACCTCGACCCCGACGAGCTGCTCAACGTCTACGAGCACCCCGAGATGCGCGACATCCGGAACCGCATGATGCAGCGGCTCTACGGCGTGCTGCGGGATCGCGGTGACAACTTCTACCACTGGATGACGACGATGTACCACGTGGGCGAGGTCGACTACGACCCCACCCAGAGCGGGCTCGACGAGACCACGTACCAGTCGGGCGAACCGGATGCCGCGGCATCCGCCGGCCCGTCCGCGGGCGCCGCGTCATCCGTCACCGACGAGGCCGCCGGCGTGGCTGCCGAACGGGGCGTCAGCGTGCTCGACGCCCGCCGGCGGAGCGCCTGATGACGGCTCGGCGGCCGAACATCGTGATGATCCTCACGGACGATCACGGCTCGCAGGCCATCGGCGCGTACGGCTCGGTCGTGAACGCGACCCCGCGCATCGACGAGATCGCGGCGAACGGCTGGCGCTTCGACCAGTGCTTCGCGACGAACGCGCTGTGCTCCCCGAGCCGGGCGTCGATCCTCACGGGAACGTACAGCCACGTGAACGGCGTGTCGACGCTCGTGACGCCGATCGACGCGAGCCAGCCGACGTTCGTGTCGCAGCTCAGGACGGCGGGCTACCGCACCGCGATGGTCGGCAAGTGGCACATGGGCGAGCACGAGGGGTCGACGCCGCAGGGCTTCGACTACTGGGACATCCTCGTCGGCCACGACGGCCAGGGCGAGTACTGGGACCCGCTGTTCCTCTCGGCCGAGGGCGAGCGCGTCGTCGAGGGCTACGCGACGGACCGCATCACCGACCTCGCCCTCGACTGGCTCGAGTCGCTCGAGGGCGACGACCCGTGGTGCGTGCTCATCTACCACAAGGCGCCGCACCGCCCGTGGGAGCCGAAGCCCGAGCACGCCGAGCTGTTCCGCGACACGATCCCGGTGCCGGGCACGTTCTGGGACGACTACGACACGCGGTCGTCATCGACCCGCCGGGCGCTCATGCGACTCGCCGAGAACCTGAACGACGAGGACCTGAAGGTCTCGCCGCCCGAGGGTCTCTCCTACGACGAGCTCGCCCTGTGGAAGTACCAGCGGTTCATGGAGGACTACCTCGCGTGCGTGGCGTCCGTCGACGAGAACGTCGGCCGCGTCGTCGACCGGCTGCGGGAGCGCGGCGAGTTCGACGACACGCTCGTCATGTACGCATCCGACCAGGGGTTCTTCCTGGGTGAGCACGGATGGTTCGACAAGCGCTTCATGTACGAGGAGTCGCTCCGGATGCCCATGCTCCTCAGCTATCCGCGCCGGCTCGAGGGCGGCCGCGTGTTCGACGGGATCGTGACGAACGTCGACTTCGCGCAGACGATCCTGGATGCTGCGGACGTGCCGTCGCATCCGCGCATGCAGGGCCGAAGCTTCTGGCCTGACCTCGTGGGCGGGCCCGTCGAGCCGCCCGCCGAGGGCATGTACTACCGCTACTGGGAGCACGACGACACGTTCCACAAGGCGCCCGCGCACTACGGCTACCGCACCCACCGGCACAAGCTCATCTACTACTACAACGACGGGCTCGGCCTGCCGGGCACCGGACCGTTCACGTACCCGCCCGAGTGGGAGCTGTACGACCTCGCGGCCGACCCCGAGGAGCTGCGGAACGTCGCCCAAGATCCCGCGTACGCCTCCGTGCGGGCCGAGCTCGAGCGGGCCATGTGGCTGGAGCAGGCACGCCTCGGCGACGCCCCGCATTCGAGCCAGCCGCGGCCGGCCGGCGTGCCCGATCGAGCGGATGCCGCGGCGGCCGCGGCCGAGCAAGCGGATGCCGCGGCGGCGGTGCCGGGCGCCCGATGAGCGATGTGCGCTTCCCACGGTCGGTCTACGGCACGGGCTCCGAGCCCGACCCGCGATTCAGCCTCGCCAACGAGCGGACGTTCCTCGCGTGGATGCGCACCGCCCTCGCGCTGATCGCGGGCGGGGTCGCGCTCGAGGCGCTGGGACTCGACCTGCAGCCGGCGTTCCGACTGGCCGGCTCGGTGGTGCTCATCGCCGCCGGGCTCGGACTGCCCATCCTCGCGTGGCTCGAATGGGGACGCACCGAGCGCGCGCTCCGAGCCACGTCGCCGCTCCCGGGCTCCGCGACGAGCATCCTCCTCACCGTGACGATCGTGCTGGTGGGCGGACTCGTGCTCCTCGGCATCGTGTTCCGATGAGCGGCTCCCTCCTCTTCGACCCTGGCCTCCAACCCGAGCGCACCGAGCTCGCGTGGCGTCGCACCGCGCTCGGGATCGGCGTCGGCTCGCTCATCGCCCTCCGCGTGCTGCCCGCCGCGGCGCCGGCGGATGCTGCGCAGCCACTCTGGCTGGCGCCCGGCCTGCTCGGCGTCGCGTTCGCCGTCGTGCTCTGGGCGCTCGCTCGCGCACGATCCGGCCGAGCCAACCGGGCGCTTCTGTCGAGCCGGTTCGAGCGGATGCCGGGCGCCGGCCTGCTGCTGACGCTGACGGTCTTCGTCACCGCGTGCGCGGTCGGCGCGCTCGTCCTGCTCGTCGCGCTGGCGGGAGGATCGTCAGGGTGAAGGCGGTCGCGCCGGCGCGTTCGCGTCGAAGCGCTCCCGCGCCTCGCTGATGCGCGGGTAGTTCTCGATCGCCCAGCCGGCCAGGGCCATGGACGGCTCGATGAGCGTGCGGCCGACCTCGGTGAGCTCGTACTCGACGCGCGGCGGCACCTCCGCGTGCACGGTCCGCGCGACGAGCCCGTCGCGTTCGAGCTGACGCAGGGTGAGGGTCAGCATCCGCTGCGAGATGCCGGGGATGTGCCGCTGCAGCTCGGTGAAGCGCAGCAGGCCGTCGACGAGCGTGACGATGACGAGGAGCGACCACTTGTCGCCGATGCGGTCGAGCACCTCGCGTACGGCGCGCCCGTCGCCGTCACCACGGCTGGCGCACGCGCCCTCGTACTCGCTGCGAGCGGGTTGCGACTGCGGATCCAGGGCGATCGTCACCGCTTCCTCCGATGTTCCTCACGCACACGCATGTGCCTCCTGCACGCTCGTGTGCCTTTTGCACGTCCCTCAATACTCACGCATCATGTGGTCACGCACAAACAGTAACCATCGACCCTGAGAGGGACCTCATGCTCATCGCGTTCTGGATCGTCAGCGGCCTCGTCGCCCTCGCCTTCCTCGCCGCCGGCGTCATGAAGCTCGCCCGCCCGAAGGCGGCGCTCGCGGCATCCGGCATGGCCTGGACCGAGGACTTCAGCGAGTCGACGCTGAAGGCCATCGGCGCCGCCGAGGTGCTCGGCGCCATCGGCATCGTGCTGCCCGCGCTCACCGGTATCGCGCCGATCCTGAGCCCGATCGCCGCGTCCGCACTCGCGCTCGTGATGGTGGGCGCCATCGTGGTGCACGTGCGTCGCACGGAGAACCCCACGGCGAACGTGGTGCTGCTGCTCCTCGCCGCGACGAGCGCC is a genomic window containing:
- a CDS encoding aliphatic sulfonate ABC transporter substrate-binding protein, with the protein product MRFSRKLLGTAAVGAAVALLATGCAGGSGGSGASEPAAGSEYEDVLDVNFGYIPDFNGTSLLAVAEDQGLWDKYGLDVTATSFTNGPLQIQALGTGDLDFGYIGPGAMWLPASGQAKVVAINTLGQADRVVAQAGIDSVEDLKGKTVAFPEGTSGDMILTLALEEAGMTKADINAVPMEPSAIVAALSSKQVDGAGFWYPALATVEQQVPDLEELAKNQDFEDTVAFPTAFVAGNDVVADEPEKVDRVLKALRDAIAFRAENTDEAIQLTAQFSALDPAQVEADAGNVQILSLEELDQLTEDGTVNTWLSGMVDYFVQAGKLPAPVDPAEFYTGDLFVQAGE
- a CDS encoding sulfatase-like hydrolase/transferase codes for the protein MKPSNILFLMTDQHRADTLGAYGNALAATPVLDELARTGTRFDRWYTPTAICTPARASLLTGQAPFRHRVLANHERNVGYLEDLAEGTFTFVEALREKGYNTGLVGKWHAGTEKKAADFGFDGPDLPGWHNPVENEDYLGYLAEHGLPPYRISDRIRGTLPNGGPGNLLAARLHQPVEATFEYYLATRTIELLERYAADNDRDGTPFFLELNFFGPHLPYIVPDEYFDLFDPADIELPRSIAETFEGKPPVQRNYSAHWTFDTMPIEVTRKLIAVYWGYVALIDEQIGRVMDALERLGLVDETAVFFTCDHGEFTGSHRLHDKGPAMYEDIYRTPGLLRIPGGAPGQVRTEFVSLLDCTATILDLAGVDPSPAVDSRSLVPLAAGEQPAWEEDIVCEFHGHHFPYPQRMLRDERYKLVVNPDSVNELYDLHLDPDELLNVYEHPEMRDIRNRMMQRLYGVLRDRGDNFYHWMTTMYHVGEVDYDPTQSGLDETTYQSGEPDAAASAGPSAGAASSVTDEAAGVAAERGVSVLDARRRSA
- a CDS encoding sulfatase; amino-acid sequence: MTARRPNIVMILTDDHGSQAIGAYGSVVNATPRIDEIAANGWRFDQCFATNALCSPSRASILTGTYSHVNGVSTLVTPIDASQPTFVSQLRTAGYRTAMVGKWHMGEHEGSTPQGFDYWDILVGHDGQGEYWDPLFLSAEGERVVEGYATDRITDLALDWLESLEGDDPWCVLIYHKAPHRPWEPKPEHAELFRDTIPVPGTFWDDYDTRSSSTRRALMRLAENLNDEDLKVSPPEGLSYDELALWKYQRFMEDYLACVASVDENVGRVVDRLRERGEFDDTLVMYASDQGFFLGEHGWFDKRFMYEESLRMPMLLSYPRRLEGGRVFDGIVTNVDFAQTILDAADVPSHPRMQGRSFWPDLVGGPVEPPAEGMYYRYWEHDDTFHKAPAHYGYRTHRHKLIYYYNDGLGLPGTGPFTYPPEWELYDLAADPEELRNVAQDPAYASVRAELERAMWLEQARLGDAPHSSQPRPAGVPDRADAAAAAAEQADAAAAVPGAR
- a CDS encoding YidH family protein; this encodes MSDVRFPRSVYGTGSEPDPRFSLANERTFLAWMRTALALIAGGVALEALGLDLQPAFRLAGSVVLIAAGLGLPILAWLEWGRTERALRATSPLPGSATSILLTVTIVLVGGLVLLGIVFR
- a CDS encoding DUF202 domain-containing protein; translation: MSGSLLFDPGLQPERTELAWRRTALGIGVGSLIALRVLPAAAPADAAQPLWLAPGLLGVAFAVVLWALARARSGRANRALLSSRFERMPGAGLLLTLTVFVTACAVGALVLLVALAGGSSG
- a CDS encoding helix-turn-helix domain-containing protein; this encodes MTIALDPQSQPARSEYEGACASRGDGDGRAVREVLDRIGDKWSLLVIVTLVDGLLRFTELQRHIPGISQRMLTLTLRQLERDGLVARTVHAEVPPRVEYELTEVGRTLIEPSMALAGWAIENYPRISEARERFDANAPARPPSP
- a CDS encoding DoxX family protein; translated protein: MLIAFWIVSGLVALAFLAAGVMKLARPKAALAASGMAWTEDFSESTLKAIGAAEVLGAIGIVLPALTGIAPILSPIAASALALVMVGAIVVHVRRTENPTANVVLLLLAATSAVLGFAALLG